In Venenivibrio stagnispumantis, the following are encoded in one genomic region:
- a CDS encoding translocation/assembly module TamB domain-containing protein: protein MKKFKLKNFINRLLNIFTEIFLSLSIILFFLLTILYIITNYKDILKFYGINIKDDCKINIHNISCSYISIKSKDLDINLKDIYIDFYWKNLFNKNHLADIKINQITGSYISIPTGEKTTEIPEIYYIYLLTNYSSVNIKNFNLDIKKDKDTINISAENIYNQKNKIFWNNFNVVFDKYKILAKKVDKTDFIIYPDKLKLNNLKSEISTDYGKIDGLINISLSDDTNLGLSGDLNSELLKIENANLNGNTAKIDINGYQFEKFKIETKLNTRLINIDNIQIKGADNRLKGYIDTDKNKGRFELVSNIDRFSFQDYIFENIKNKTDIKIDKTLSLEGKAKTDLATIDYKLQDKKFSFWADNIKISDFIKSKDEILSSINGFANIDGEYYLDKELINLKIKANRLSFIGLNFNNAQIDINSDIKNDKTLINAILSDKAVLKVNGNVSLKNKEINLNLDGKNINIDNLIFTKDVGIKSNLDINGNLSLKRENFTISLKSFAKNFSYKEINLNNIQADFYMQNDKININASNIDKSIKSNIDIDLKPFSLKLNLDLNNADGEIAQNYLKNLLPDIFSKISPLKTSGKINIYLDEKEDYNITLKDINSSVKITQLNDTINTNINGFINPKEKDLTINFDKKQFKDFSNVEGKIFLKNGDIKTELNIEGLKDFDKFSLISNLNMNLKEKLINGNTNIDINKKDIASNILISHNGSFEKLSGIAKLRINKDTNILSYNLDLKQNLLNIDTKKFELSFQNIKLSLQDLNLKANTENLEGSIYAKNLEVSKDFTPILLFPQFSSSFDKNQLKISKLYHMGTLTGNIEYLIYNFSENKLNFYANGKIDKKLTSELIQFVNINTDLNYTAKFNDTIDKIPENISLQIYGQNVGIKTPYTQGVINFNKTDIKIDKMVNLYLEGDTKTVFGRSKALIMGYINLKPFNYQLSMITGNIPVKYEKLYQGVINTNISIAGKEEHSVIGLITTTGKVNINLKDLEKKETKGKPEILKKIKLNIDVESASSIEISGDWGRAFVDGKITITGTVYQPIINGNINISYGKVYFLKNIYNIDFASIKIINNEPYINGRLSTNVSGNFIFINIYGNINNLKYDFYSTPPKTKDEILTMLLLKRAPSQFEELPIFSIVGEVAKTLVPTKQEEEEKGLFGTGVNINVIPSYNPTEGVTFSLYAQKYLSRRLYIALSKPISKFENYIGWYEFGVKTSERTSITFKSFENNTHGLDITFSLPFDF from the coding sequence ATGAAAAAGTTTAAACTGAAAAATTTTATTAATAGGCTTTTAAATATTTTTACCGAGATTTTTTTATCTTTATCAATTATATTATTTTTCCTTCTTACGATTTTATATATAATTACAAACTACAAAGATATTTTAAAATTTTATGGAATTAATATAAAAGATGATTGCAAAATAAATATACATAACATATCTTGCAGTTATATTAGCATAAAAAGTAAAGATTTAGATATAAATTTAAAAGATATTTATATAGATTTTTATTGGAAAAATTTATTTAATAAAAATCATTTAGCAGATATTAAAATTAATCAGATAACCGGAAGTTATATATCAATACCAACTGGAGAAAAAACAACAGAAATACCGGAAATTTATTATATATACCTTCTTACCAATTACTCATCTGTAAATATAAAAAACTTTAATTTAGATATTAAAAAAGATAAAGATACCATAAACATTTCTGCTGAAAATATTTATAATCAAAAGAACAAGATATTCTGGAATAATTTTAATGTAGTATTTGATAAATATAAAATTTTAGCTAAGAAAGTGGATAAAACAGATTTTATCATATATCCGGATAAATTAAAGCTAAATAACTTAAAATCAGAAATATCCACAGATTATGGCAAGATAGATGGTTTAATAAATATTAGTCTATCAGATGATACTAATTTAGGATTATCAGGAGATTTAAATTCAGAGCTTCTAAAAATAGAAAATGCTAATCTAAATGGAAATACTGCAAAAATAGATATTAATGGCTATCAATTTGAAAAATTTAAAATAGAAACAAAACTAAATACAAGATTAATAAATATTGATAATATACAGATAAAAGGAGCAGATAATAGACTAAAAGGTTATATAGATACAGATAAAAATAAAGGTAGATTTGAGCTTGTTTCTAATATAGATAGATTTTCTTTTCAAGATTATATCTTTGAAAATATTAAAAATAAAACTGATATAAAAATAGATAAAACATTAAGCTTAGAGGGTAAAGCAAAAACAGATTTAGCTACAATAGATTATAAACTTCAAGATAAAAAGTTTAGTTTCTGGGCAGATAATATAAAAATATCCGATTTTATAAAATCAAAAGATGAAATTCTTAGTTCTATAAATGGTTTTGCAAATATAGATGGAGAATATTATTTAGATAAAGAGTTGATTAATCTAAAAATAAAAGCTAATAGATTATCTTTTATAGGACTTAATTTTAATAATGCACAGATAGATATAAACTCGGATATAAAAAATGATAAAACATTAATAAATGCTATCCTGTCGGATAAGGCAGTTTTAAAAGTTAATGGGAATGTATCATTAAAAAATAAAGAGATAAATCTTAATTTAGATGGGAAAAATATAAATATAGATAATCTGATTTTTACAAAAGATGTAGGTATAAAATCTAATCTTGATATTAATGGAAATCTATCTTTAAAAAGAGAAAACTTTACAATCTCTTTGAAAAGTTTTGCAAAAAATTTCTCTTATAAAGAGATAAATCTTAATAATATTCAAGCTGATTTTTATATGCAAAATGATAAAATAAATATAAATGCATCAAATATAGACAAAAGTATCAAATCTAATATAGATATAGACCTAAAACCATTTAGCTTAAAACTAAATTTAGATTTAAATAATGCAGATGGAGAAATAGCCCAAAATTATCTTAAAAATCTTCTACCGGATATATTTTCTAAAATATCTCCTTTAAAAACTTCTGGAAAGATAAATATATATTTAGATGAGAAAGAAGATTATAATATAACCCTTAAAGATATAAATTCATCGGTAAAAATAACCCAGCTAAATGATACAATTAATACAAATATAAATGGTTTTATTAATCCAAAAGAAAAAGATTTAACTATAAATTTTGATAAAAAGCAGTTCAAGGATTTTTCTAATGTAGAAGGTAAAATCTTTTTAAAAAATGGTGATATAAAAACAGAGCTAAATATAGAAGGATTAAAAGATTTTGATAAATTCAGTTTGATTTCAAATCTAAATATGAATCTTAAGGAAAAATTAATAAATGGAAATACAAATATTGATATAAACAAAAAAGATATAGCATCAAATATATTAATCTCCCATAATGGCAGTTTTGAAAAATTATCCGGTATTGCAAAACTAAGGATTAATAAAGATACAAATATCTTAAGTTATAATTTAGATTTAAAGCAAAATCTACTAAATATAGATACAAAAAAGTTTGAACTATCTTTTCAAAATATAAAATTATCACTCCAAGATTTAAATCTAAAAGCTAATACAGAAAATTTAGAAGGAAGTATATATGCTAAAAATCTTGAAGTATCTAAGGATTTCACTCCAATTCTTTTATTTCCACAATTTAGCAGTAGTTTTGATAAAAATCAGCTGAAAATATCCAAACTATATCATATGGGAACATTAACAGGAAATATTGAGTATCTTATTTATAATTTTTCTGAAAATAAATTAAACTTTTATGCAAATGGTAAGATAGATAAAAAATTAACATCAGAGCTTATTCAGTTTGTTAATATTAATACAGATTTAAATTATACTGCAAAATTTAATGATACAATAGATAAAATTCCGGAAAATATATCACTTCAGATATACGGTCAAAATGTAGGTATAAAAACACCTTATACACAAGGAGTAATCAATTTTAATAAAACAGATATAAAAATTGATAAAATGGTAAATCTTTATCTTGAAGGAGATACAAAAACAGTATTTGGAAGAAGTAAAGCATTAATTATGGGATATATAAATCTTAAACCTTTTAATTATCAATTATCTATGATAACCGGTAATATTCCTGTAAAATATGAAAAATTATATCAGGGAGTTATTAATACAAATATCTCAATTGCAGGTAAAGAAGAGCATTCCGTGATTGGTTTAATAACAACGACAGGAAAAGTTAATATTAATCTGAAAGATTTAGAGAAAAAGGAAACGAAAGGAAAACCGGAAATACTTAAAAAGATTAAATTAAATATAGATGTAGAATCTGCATCAAGTATAGAAATATCAGGAGATTGGGGAAGAGCTTTTGTCGATGGTAAAATAACAATAACCGGAACGGTATATCAACCAATAATAAATGGCAATATTAATATTTCTTATGGAAAAGTTTATTTTCTAAAAAATATTTATAATATAGATTTTGCAAGTATAAAAATAATAAATAATGAACCATATATAAACGGTAGACTTTCTACTAATGTATCCGGTAATTTTATCTTTATTAATATTTACGGCAATATAAATAACTTAAAATATGATTTTTATTCTACACCACCTAAAACAAAAGATGAAATATTAACAATGCTTCTTTTGAAAAGAGCCCCAAGCCAATTTGAAGAACTACCAATATTCAGTATCGTTGGAGAAGTGGCAAAAACATTAGTTCCTACTAAACAAGAGGAAGAAGAAAAAGGCTTATTCGGAACCGGTGTAAATATTAATGTTATACCATCTTATAATCCAACAGAAGGTGTTACATTTTCTCTATACGCTCAAAAATATCTATCCAGAAGATTATATATAGCCCTATCAAAACCTATATCAAAATTTGAAAATTATATAGGATGGTATGAATTTGGAGTAAAAACATCAGAAAGAACATCTATAACATTTAAATCTTTTGAAAATAATACCCACGGCTTAGATATAACATTTAGCCTGCCTTTTGATTTTTAA
- a CDS encoding tetratricopeptide repeat protein: MSTEAYHLLNKAIQQYERENYETAIALVDEAILISPELPELHYWRGKVAALDLNQESLEVAIVELSEAIRNKPDYAEAYFERGKVYIQKGEYEEAKKDLEETIRLNPKIKEAYSLLAQIYLREGNDEKAMEYLNKVTDKKGDERYYFSLGKILNALPLKEKLIRFINDLYTK, translated from the coding sequence ATGAGCACAGAAGCTTATCATCTTTTAAACAAAGCAATTCAACAATATGAGAGGGAGAATTATGAAACTGCTATTGCTCTTGTTGATGAAGCTATTTTAATAAGTCCTGAACTTCCTGAACTTCATTATTGGAGAGGAAAAGTTGCAGCACTTGATTTAAATCAAGAAAGTCTTGAAGTTGCTATTGTGGAACTTTCGGAAGCTATAAGAAATAAACCGGATTATGCAGAGGCTTATTTTGAAAGAGGAAAGGTTTATATCCAAAAAGGAGAGTATGAAGAAGCAAAAAAAGATTTAGAAGAAACCATAAGGTTAAACCCAAAAATAAAAGAAGCTTATTCATTGCTTGCCCAGATTTATCTAAGAGAAGGAAATGATGAAAAAGCTATGGAATATCTGAATAAAGTAACAGATAAAAAAGGTGATGAGAGATATTATTTTTCACTCGGAAAAATATTAAATGCATTGCCACTTAAAGAAAAATTAATAAGATTTATAAATGATTTATATACAAAATAG
- the serS gene encoding serine--tRNA ligase, whose amino-acid sequence MIDIKLIRENPEFVKERLGRRDKKYADMIDEVLKLDKERRELLVNIESLRAERNEKSKLFPIYKKEGKDTSQIQQRVKEIGELIKRDEERLKQVEEELENILLYIPNMPAEDVPIGKDENDNVEIRRWGEPRKFDFEPIPHWEIGEKLGILDFDRGAKLSGARFTVMFKEAARLERALINFMLDIHTKEHGYTEVWTPVLVKPEILYGTGQLPKFKEDLYKIEGEDLYLIPTAEVTLTNLHNDEILQEDELPKYYTAYTPCFRKEAGSHGKDVRGILRQHQFDKVELVKITKPEDSYNELEKLVNEAEKILQLLGLPYRVVLLCTGDMGFSAAKTYDIEVWIPSQNRYREISSCSNTEDFQARRAKIRYKTKDGKTRYVHTLNGSGLAVGRTLIAIMENYQRPDGSFDIPEILKKYM is encoded by the coding sequence TTGATAGATATAAAATTAATCAGGGAAAATCCGGAATTTGTAAAGGAAAGGCTTGGCAGAAGGGATAAAAAATATGCAGATATGATAGATGAGGTTTTAAAATTAGATAAAGAAAGAAGAGAACTTCTTGTTAATATAGAGAGTTTGAGAGCAGAAAGAAATGAGAAATCTAAGTTATTTCCTATATATAAAAAAGAAGGGAAAGATACAAGCCAAATACAACAAAGAGTAAAAGAGATAGGAGAACTTATAAAAAGAGATGAGGAAAGATTAAAGCAGGTAGAAGAAGAGCTTGAAAATATACTTCTTTATATTCCTAATATGCCGGCAGAAGATGTCCCAATCGGAAAAGATGAAAATGACAATGTTGAAATAAGAAGATGGGGAGAGCCAAGAAAATTTGATTTTGAACCAATACCACATTGGGAGATAGGAGAAAAGCTCGGCATCCTTGATTTTGATAGAGGAGCAAAACTTTCCGGAGCAAGATTTACAGTTATGTTTAAAGAAGCCGCAAGATTAGAAAGGGCTTTAATAAATTTTATGCTTGATATCCATACAAAAGAGCATGGATATACAGAAGTCTGGACACCTGTATTAGTAAAACCGGAAATTTTATACGGAACCGGACAACTACCAAAATTTAAAGAAGATTTATATAAAATAGAAGGTGAAGATTTATATCTTATTCCTACAGCAGAAGTTACTCTTACAAATTTGCATAATGATGAGATACTTCAAGAAGATGAACTTCCAAAATATTACACAGCATATACACCTTGTTTTAGAAAAGAAGCCGGTTCCCACGGAAAAGATGTTAGGGGAATACTAAGACAACATCAATTTGATAAAGTAGAACTTGTGAAAATCACAAAACCGGAAGATTCCTATAATGAGCTTGAAAAACTTGTTAATGAAGCAGAAAAGATATTACAACTTCTCGGATTGCCTTATAGAGTTGTGCTTTTATGCACTGGAGATATGGGATTTTCAGCAGCAAAAACTTATGATATAGAGGTTTGGATACCTTCTCAAAATAGATATAGAGAAATATCTTCCTGCTCTAATACGGAAGATTTTCAGGCAAGAAGAGCAAAAATTAGATACAAAACAAAAGATGGAAAAACAAGATATGTCCATACATTAAATGGCTCCGGATTGGCAGTAGGTAGGACATTAATAGCAATAATGGAAAATTATCAAAGACCGGATGGAAGTTTTGATATTCCAGAGATTTTGAAAAAATATATGTAG
- a CDS encoding glycosyltransferase family 4 protein — protein MIKILWVNANPNPNPGGTEIHSIDFINELEKIEDIQLYKAIAKGSYVDKHISEKNKFDITLKSEFSPLNTIKLINLARKIKPDFIIGNNGNEYINTFLAGKLSGAKIILFRHMLNYQPIFIKKFILPNVYKIIAVSESSKRRLIQDGIKEEKIEVLYNFIDEDRFYPDNEKRDKIRKQFNIKDDEIVILFVGKVNKGKGIYDFIEIADRLEGNVKFIVVGDGKDLENAKKLLKNKEKVIFTGYRKDTEYFYNASDIVLVLSKGEESFGRTAVEGIATGKVVFVYDIENLKYLFENEKSGFIVKNKEEAIKKLKEIINNKDLMKEISENALKLFKEKYSKKIILNKFINLLKESKNPNG, from the coding sequence TTGATAAAAATATTATGGGTAAATGCTAATCCAAATCCAAATCCGGGTGGAACCGAGATACATTCAATAGATTTTATAAATGAGCTTGAAAAGATAGAAGATATACAGCTTTATAAAGCAATAGCAAAAGGAAGTTATGTAGATAAGCATATATCCGAAAAAAACAAATTTGATATAACATTAAAATCTGAATTTTCTCCACTAAATACTATAAAACTTATAAACCTTGCAAGAAAGATAAAACCGGATTTTATAATAGGAAATAATGGAAATGAGTATATAAACACATTTTTAGCAGGAAAATTATCCGGAGCAAAGATAATATTATTCAGGCATATGTTAAATTATCAGCCAATTTTTATAAAAAAATTTATACTACCTAATGTTTATAAAATAATAGCAGTTAGCGAAAGTTCAAAAAGGAGATTAATTCAAGATGGTATAAAAGAGGAAAAGATAGAAGTTTTATATAACTTTATAGATGAAGATAGATTTTATCCGGATAATGAAAAAAGAGATAAAATCAGAAAGCAGTTTAATATAAAAGATGATGAAATTGTGATTTTATTTGTCGGAAAAGTAAATAAAGGAAAAGGAATATATGATTTTATAGAAATAGCCGATAGATTAGAAGGTAATGTTAAATTTATTGTAGTTGGAGATGGAAAAGATTTAGAAAATGCAAAAAAATTATTAAAAAATAAAGAAAAAGTTATTTTTACAGGATACAGAAAAGATACAGAATATTTTTATAATGCTTCTGATATTGTTCTTGTCCTATCCAAAGGTGAAGAAAGTTTTGGAAGAACAGCAGTAGAAGGAATTGCAACCGGAAAAGTTGTTTTTGTATATGATATAGAAAATCTAAAATATCTTTTTGAAAATGAAAAATCCGGATTTATCGTAAAAAATAAAGAAGAAGCTATAAAAAAATTAAAAGAAATTATAAATAACAAAGATTTAATGAAAGAAATATCCGAAAATGCTTTAAAACTTTTTAAAGAAAAATACAGCAAAAAAATTATTTTAAACAAATTTATAAATCTATTAAAGGAGAGCAAAAATCCAAACGGTTAA
- a CDS encoding ABC transporter ATP-binding protein, whose amino-acid sequence MLSLIGSIIEAGSLAGITFIVKNVVDKVFIEKDLEKLKIIVLLLFLIAVIKQIGFGLKEYMYPLALLKVMKDLREKIFQKLINVEYQSLIGKQYGDILSRATNDLEAFRNAMLLIGIDLITHIFTVLFMVFVLIYRDWKLFLIFLFITPLLALSFNYFGEKRKKYSQKNQESASEYTQFLNQLISGIETIKLFNLDIIKEKFKQINENYFKNQRKNALYDVFYLSSLETVSYIATAGIILYGGYRIIKGEITTGDLFSFLSALLILVNSLQTVQRGAIQLKVITPITERIKYLLHLPTEKEEGLILDKFKEKIEYKNVYLNINNHKILKDINAVIKKGDKIGIVGQTGSGKSSFIKLLIGIYKNYQGEILIDNVELRKYNIKSLRYKIGIVSQDIFIFNDTIKNNLLIANPTATDEQIKEALINAKADFVFNLKDGLNTIIGERGSSLSGGERQRLALARVFLKNPEIIILDEATSALDVQTEDIIVKQIFELFKEKTLIIIAHRLKTINSCDKILVFDKGQIVEEGDINSLLSKKGIFYELYSRKDITSSQA is encoded by the coding sequence ATTTTATCATTAATAGGAAGTATTATAGAAGCCGGAAGCCTTGCAGGTATTACATTTATTGTAAAAAATGTTGTTGATAAAGTTTTTATAGAAAAAGATTTAGAAAAATTAAAAATAATAGTTCTTTTATTATTTTTGATAGCAGTTATTAAACAGATAGGATTTGGATTAAAAGAGTATATGTATCCTCTTGCTTTACTTAAAGTTATGAAAGATTTAAGAGAAAAAATATTCCAAAAATTAATTAATGTAGAGTATCAATCCCTTATTGGAAAACAATACGGAGATATATTAAGTAGAGCAACCAATGATTTAGAAGCTTTTAGAAATGCAATGCTTTTAATAGGTATAGATTTAATTACTCATATTTTTACTGTTTTATTTATGGTTTTTGTTTTGATTTATAGAGATTGGAAATTATTTTTGATATTTTTATTTATAACACCTTTGCTTGCTTTATCTTTTAATTATTTTGGGGAAAAAAGGAAAAAATATTCACAAAAAAATCAAGAGTCAGCATCAGAATATACCCAGTTTTTAAATCAATTAATATCCGGTATAGAGACAATAAAATTATTTAATCTTGATATTATTAAAGAAAAATTTAAGCAGATAAATGAAAATTATTTTAAAAACCAAAGAAAAAATGCTTTATATGATGTTTTTTACCTTTCTTCCCTTGAAACAGTTTCTTATATAGCTACTGCCGGTATTATTTTATACGGAGGATACAGAATAATAAAAGGGGAAATTACTACCGGAGATTTATTTTCCTTTTTATCTGCTCTGCTTATCCTTGTTAATTCTCTGCAAACAGTCCAAAGAGGTGCAATCCAGCTAAAAGTAATAACACCAATCACGGAAAGAATTAAATATCTACTACATTTACCAACAGAAAAAGAAGAAGGTCTGATTTTAGATAAATTTAAAGAAAAAATAGAATATAAGAATGTTTATCTGAATATAAATAATCATAAAATTTTAAAAGATATAAATGCTGTAATTAAAAAAGGAGATAAAATAGGAATAGTCGGTCAAACCGGCTCCGGAAAAAGCAGTTTTATAAAACTTCTTATTGGAATATATAAAAATTATCAAGGTGAAATATTGATTGATAATGTAGAACTAAGAAAATATAATATAAAATCTTTAAGGTATAAAATCGGTATCGTTTCACAGGATATATTTATATTTAATGATACAATAAAAAATAATCTTCTTATTGCAAATCCTACTGCAACAGATGAGCAGATAAAAGAAGCATTGATAAATGCAAAAGCTGATTTTGTTTTTAATCTAAAAGATGGCTTAAATACAATTATTGGAGAGAGAGGAAGTTCTCTTTCCGGTGGAGAAAGACAAAGATTAGCCCTTGCAAGGGTATTTTTAAAAAATCCAGAGATAATTATATTAGATGAAGCAACATCTGCTTTAGATGTACAAACAGAAGATATTATCGTAAAACAGATTTTTGAATTATTTAAAGAAAAAACATTAATAATAATTGCTCACAGATTAAAAACTATTAATAGCTGTGATAAAATCCTTGTTTTTGATAAAGGACAGATAGTAGAAGAAGGAGATATTAACAGCCTCCTAAGTAAAAAAGGAATATTTTATGAGTTATACTCACGGAAAGATATAACTTCTTCACAAGCCTGA
- a CDS encoding glycosyltransferase family 9 protein: protein MKNILMLKTHSAGIGDLLRSSASWRALKNHFNNSKLNLLFLSDNPGYPSEKLISKHHLLDSFYVIDKRDMNKISGIKRVIKESSEIIEKINPDFVIDFEPYGLETTIVSMVARFKYKIKTLGINEIFPRGLLYSQYSSSVKKFMKENNIKILNYTDRDFVVLSALGIKRNNIPIEIEETEEAKKFRENLKLKLNTDKKILGINIGCGTSDALPKRPNLDLVVSVAKYLKEKYDYFILLFGADYEKDTNAEFIKRFGNSKDIYDLAGKTDILEVVGAINLTDLFISSDSGPYHIAVALKKPTVAIFNFENPAHYHHHEWVRCIVAPNMNYKDDLIQACEEVISFREYNS from the coding sequence ATGAAAAATATTTTAATGCTAAAAACCCACAGTGCCGGAATAGGTGATTTATTAAGGAGTTCTGCTTCTTGGAGAGCATTAAAAAATCATTTTAACAATTCAAAGTTAAATCTTTTATTTTTGTCGGATAATCCCGGATATCCTTCTGAAAAACTGATTTCAAAGCATCATCTTTTAGATAGCTTTTATGTAATAGATAAAAGAGATATGAATAAAATATCCGGTATAAAAAGAGTTATAAAAGAAAGCTCTGAGATTATAGAAAAAATAAATCCGGATTTTGTTATAGATTTTGAACCTTATGGGCTTGAAACAACTATTGTATCTATGGTTGCAAGATTTAAATATAAAATAAAAACCCTCGGAATAAATGAGATATTCCCAAGAGGATTATTATATAGCCAATATAGTAGCTCTGTAAAAAAATTTATGAAAGAAAACAACATTAAAATATTAAACTATACAGATAGAGATTTTGTGGTTTTATCTGCTCTTGGAATAAAAAGAAATAATATTCCCATTGAGATAGAAGAAACGGAAGAAGCAAAAAAATTTAGGGAAAATTTAAAATTAAAGCTAAACACAGATAAAAAAATTCTTGGTATTAATATAGGTTGTGGAACATCTGATGCTTTACCAAAAAGACCCAATTTAGATTTAGTAGTATCCGTAGCTAAATATTTAAAAGAAAAATATGATTATTTTATCCTGCTTTTTGGTGCAGATTATGAAAAAGATACAAATGCAGAGTTTATAAAAAGATTTGGAAATAGTAAAGATATTTATGATTTAGCCGGTAAAACCGATATATTAGAGGTAGTTGGTGCTATTAATCTAACCGATTTATTTATATCCAGTGATAGTGGTCCATATCATATAGCAGTAGCTTTAAAAAAGCCAACAGTAGCAATATTTAATTTTGAAAATCCGGCTCATTATCATCATCATGAATGGGTTAGATGTATAGTTGCACCTAATATGAACTATAAAGATGATTTAATTCAGGCTTGTGAAGAAGTTATATCTTTCCGTGAGTATAACTCATAA
- a CDS encoding type II toxin-antitoxin system PemK/MazF family toxin: MMESNKIKRGFIYLVDLNPTIGAEINKVRPAVVVSNNINNQYAETVTIVPITSSKLDKVYPFEVFISKGIANLDKDCKAKANQIRTIDKKRIISEIGELPEDLTKKLDTAIKIHLELE; the protein is encoded by the coding sequence ATGATGGAATCTAATAAAATTAAAAGAGGCTTCATTTATCTTGTGGATTTAAATCCTACAATTGGAGCCGAAATCAATAAAGTGCGTCCTGCTGTTGTTGTATCAAATAACATAAATAACCAATATGCAGAAACTGTAACTATAGTTCCAATAACATCGTCAAAATTAGATAAAGTTTACCCTTTTGAAGTATTCATATCTAAGGGTATAGCGAATCTTGATAAAGATTGCAAAGCTAAAGCAAATCAGATAAGAACAATTGATAAAAAACGCATAATCTCAGAAATTGGAGAATTACCAGAAGATTTAACGAAAAAGTTAGATACGGCGATTAAAATCCATTTGGAGTTAGAATAA
- a CDS encoding CopG family transcriptional regulator, which produces MSTARRLNITLPEDVAEILNNVKNKSAFIAEAIREYKKQKDKEKLIAELKEGYLLSAKEDIELSKDWEVTINDGI; this is translated from the coding sequence ATGAGTACAGCAAGAAGGCTAAATATAACTCTTCCTGAAGATGTAGCAGAGATACTAAACAATGTAAAGAATAAATCGGCTTTTATTGCAGAAGCTATAAGAGAATACAAGAAACAAAAAGACAAAGAAAAACTTATAGCTGAACTCAAAGAAGGCTATTTATTATCAGCTAAGGAAGATATAGAACTATCTAAAGATTGGGAAGTAACTATAAATGATGGAATCTAA